A portion of the Pseudomonas sp. GR 6-02 genome contains these proteins:
- a CDS encoding DUF411 domain-containing protein, with translation MRTHLRLAALSALFISSLAQAADLIPIEVHRDANCGCCKKWVSHLEANGFKVEDHVEADMSQFKQQHGVPPRLASCHTALINGKFVEGHVPADQVLALSKRDDLLGVAAPGMPMGSPGMEMDGMSDAYQVIGLQKDGTDVVVADYPAH, from the coding sequence ATGCGAACCCACCTGCGTCTGGCCGCCCTGAGCGCCCTCTTCATCTCCTCCCTGGCCCAGGCCGCCGACCTGATCCCGATCGAAGTGCACCGCGACGCCAATTGCGGCTGCTGCAAAAAATGGGTCAGCCATCTGGAAGCCAACGGCTTCAAGGTCGAAGACCACGTCGAAGCCGATATGAGCCAGTTCAAGCAACAACACGGCGTACCGCCTCGCCTGGCGTCGTGCCACACCGCCTTGATCAACGGCAAGTTCGTCGAAGGCCATGTGCCGGCCGACCAAGTGCTGGCCTTGAGCAAACGTGACGATCTGTTGGGAGTTGCAGCCCCCGGTATGCCGATGGGCTCGCCCGGGATGGAAATGGACGGCATGAGCGATGCCTATCAGGTGATCGGCCTGCAAAAGGATGGCACTGACGTGGTGGTGGCGGACTACCCCGCCCATTGA
- a CDS encoding D-2-hydroxyacid dehydrogenase family protein, giving the protein MAVQIAVIDDWQDVARDVVDWSVLDSIGQVSFIHDYPAGNETLAERLGAFEVICVMRERTRFDEDLLRRLPTLKLLVTGGMRNAALDLKAAAALGIQVCGTDSYKHAAPELTWALIMAATRNLVAEANALRAGFWQQGLGGDLQGKTLAILGLGSIGQRVAQFGQVFGMRVIAWSENLTSERAAEVGVTYVSKQELFEQADVLSVHLVLSERSRGLVDAQALDWMKPTAWLVNTARGPIVDEAALIKSLQKKRLAGAALDVFEHEPLPRHHPFRTLDNVLATPHVGYVSRQNYQLFFSQMIEDIQAWAAGAPIRLLG; this is encoded by the coding sequence ATGGCGGTGCAGATTGCGGTGATCGATGACTGGCAGGACGTAGCGCGCGACGTGGTGGACTGGTCAGTGCTGGACAGCATCGGCCAGGTGAGTTTTATCCATGACTACCCGGCCGGTAACGAAACCCTGGCCGAGCGCTTGGGCGCATTCGAGGTGATCTGTGTGATGCGCGAGCGCACCCGGTTCGACGAAGACCTGCTGCGCCGCTTGCCCACCCTCAAACTGTTGGTCACCGGCGGCATGCGCAACGCCGCCCTGGACCTTAAGGCCGCCGCCGCGCTGGGCATCCAGGTCTGCGGCACCGACAGCTACAAACATGCCGCGCCAGAACTGACCTGGGCACTGATCATGGCTGCGACCCGCAACCTGGTGGCCGAAGCCAACGCCTTGCGCGCGGGCTTTTGGCAGCAAGGCCTGGGTGGCGACTTGCAGGGCAAGACGCTGGCGATCCTCGGCCTGGGCAGTATCGGTCAACGGGTTGCCCAATTCGGCCAGGTGTTCGGCATGCGCGTCATTGCGTGGAGTGAAAACCTCACCAGTGAACGAGCGGCCGAAGTCGGCGTGACCTATGTCAGCAAGCAGGAACTGTTCGAACAGGCTGATGTGCTGTCGGTCCATCTGGTGCTCAGCGAGCGCAGCCGAGGGCTGGTGGACGCTCAGGCGCTGGACTGGATGAAGCCCACGGCATGGCTGGTCAATACCGCGCGCGGGCCGATTGTCGATGAAGCGGCACTGATCAAGTCCCTGCAGAAAAAACGCCTGGCGGGCGCAGCTCTGGACGTGTTCGAGCACGAGCCGCTGCCTCGCCATCATCCCTTCAGAACCCTGGACAATGTGTTGGCCACGCCCCATGTCGGGTACGTCAGCCGACAGAACTATCAGCTGTTCTTTTCGCAGATGATCGAGGACATTCAGGCTTGGGCGGCCGGGGCGCCGATTCGGTTGCTGGGCTGA
- a CDS encoding YqaA family protein: protein MFGAYIGLFLAAFGAASLLPLQSEAVLVGLLLSDRYWLWSLLAVATLGNVLGSLLNWRLGRGIERFRERRWFPVSPRHLQQAQIHYLRYGHWSLLLSWVPIIGDPLTLVAGVMREPLGRFLMIVTLAKAARYGVLAMATLGWMG from the coding sequence ATGTTCGGTGCCTACATCGGGTTGTTTCTCGCGGCGTTCGGCGCCGCGAGCCTGCTGCCCTTGCAGTCCGAAGCGGTGCTGGTGGGGTTGTTGCTCAGCGACCGGTATTGGCTCTGGTCGCTGTTGGCAGTGGCAACGCTGGGCAACGTGCTGGGGTCGCTGCTGAACTGGCGGCTGGGACGCGGCATCGAGCGGTTTCGCGAGCGGCGCTGGTTTCCGGTCAGCCCTCGTCATCTTCAACAAGCCCAAATACATTATCTGCGCTACGGTCATTGGTCCTTGCTGCTGAGTTGGGTACCGATCATCGGCGACCCGCTGACGCTGGTGGCCGGCGTCATGCGCGAACCGCTGGGGCGTTTCCTGATGATCGTGACCCTCGCCAAGGCTGCCCGCTATGGCGTGCTGGCAATGGCCACGTTGGGCTGGATGGGTTGA
- a CDS encoding aldo/keto reductase — protein MQTRQLGKNGPQVSAIGLGCMGMTDFYTTGVDTREATATLHRALELGINLLDTADMYGPHTNEELIGKAIVGKRDQVFLASKFGIVRDPSNPGARGVNGRPEYIREAIDGTLKRLGVETLDLYYQHRIDPQVAIEETVGAMAELVRAGKVRYLGLSEASVDTLERAHKVHPISALQSEYSLWSRDQEENGCLAACQRLGVAFVPYSPLGRGFLTGALKSPDDFAADDYRRFSPRFQGENFAKNLLLVQQVQTLAADKGVTAGQLALAWVLAQGDYLIPIPGTKQRKYLEENVAALEVKLSREELQALEAIFPANATAGLRYPEEVMKLLDR, from the coding sequence ATGCAAACACGTCAACTGGGCAAGAACGGACCACAGGTGTCAGCCATCGGTCTGGGCTGCATGGGCATGACCGATTTCTACACCACCGGCGTGGACACCCGCGAAGCCACGGCAACGCTGCATCGCGCGCTGGAGTTGGGGATCAACCTGCTCGACACGGCAGACATGTACGGCCCACACACCAACGAAGAGCTAATCGGCAAGGCGATTGTCGGCAAGCGCGACCAAGTGTTCCTGGCCAGCAAGTTCGGCATTGTCCGCGACCCGTCCAACCCCGGCGCGCGTGGCGTCAACGGTCGCCCGGAATACATTCGCGAAGCGATCGACGGCACCCTCAAGCGCCTGGGCGTGGAAACCCTGGATTTGTATTACCAGCACCGCATCGATCCGCAGGTGGCCATTGAGGAAACCGTCGGCGCCATGGCCGAACTGGTGAGGGCCGGCAAGGTGCGTTACCTGGGATTGAGTGAAGCCTCGGTCGATACACTGGAGCGAGCGCACAAGGTTCATCCGATCAGCGCCCTGCAAAGTGAATATTCGCTGTGGAGCCGCGATCAGGAAGAGAACGGTTGCCTGGCCGCATGCCAGCGCCTGGGCGTGGCCTTTGTACCTTATAGCCCGTTGGGCCGGGGCTTTTTGACCGGAGCACTGAAAAGCCCGGATGACTTCGCCGCAGACGACTACCGTCGCTTCAGCCCGCGTTTCCAAGGGGAAAACTTTGCCAAAAACCTGTTGCTGGTGCAGCAGGTACAAACGCTGGCCGCCGACAAAGGCGTGACAGCCGGCCAATTGGCCTTAGCCTGGGTCTTGGCTCAAGGGGATTACCTGATCCCGATTCCGGGCACCAAACAACGTAAATACCTGGAGGAAAATGTGGCCGCGCTGGAGGTGAAACTGAGCCGCGAAGAGTTGCAGGCCCTTGAAGCGATATTCCCGGCCAATGCCACCGCTGGCTTGCGCTATCCGGAAGAGGTCATGAAGTTGCTCGACCGGTAG
- a CDS encoding aldehyde dehydrogenase family protein codes for MYLINGQLRDDISAQSALDLLQQPLPRLLATPIDSDIVIESAACFATQLQARSLDLPLDDDQCQGLIDFCQRSNLSTKLERELGPQPRSLRRIDYRQPSFESWHPLGLVVHITPGNAPMLAFCAILESLLAGNINWLRPSSSDQGLTAQLLAALLRCDTSGRLAEFVAVLPVDTSYIAQLCAKADGVSAWGAEVALKSIRQQIPSGCRWIDWGHKISFAYLSPDAASPSALDALADEVCRLDQQACSSPQWVLVDSNDPAVLQNLGDRLAEAFNRRAPHWPALTPTDQEASEITTRTSMARLDQCFANQTGQVWTGLGWRVIWEHHQKLAPSPLFRTIVLKPVPQYLLAETLQPWRNFLQSCALMSPSAKTPELVRTLVNAGVSRIAPCESIHDGYTGEPHDGVYALSRLSRRLSVSLPQHVLTGRATLDPVPPAPDTSRDPIMDKDTFMAQPIGSAAQLYFRSGGSSGTPALAGFSYQDFHRQMRASADGMFCVGLDPSLDRVMNLFYGGNLYGGFFSCSNILERMGVVHLPMGAPQDDDFSEIARLIVEQRVTVLIGMPSTLHRLFLKEQARLRAYAGIGKVFLGGEHPGEASRRLMESCGVSTIRSAMYGSVDAGPLGHACRATADGVFHLMSEIQHLEIVQLEQDAPVQANEIGRLLFTSRARQGQHVRRYDIGDTGRWIPGTCPCGLETPRFELLQRHDKLVRIGTEFISPAALELSVGSPIQVVLDHTANGVERMYVLADADAEWVHEKLLTHEALANAVRAELLIVEVTTCVEQAFTRNKHSGKTPLVIDQRK; via the coding sequence ATGTACCTGATCAATGGCCAACTGCGCGACGACATCTCTGCCCAAAGCGCCCTCGACCTCCTTCAGCAACCGCTGCCCCGGCTGCTGGCTACGCCGATCGACAGCGATATCGTGATCGAGTCCGCCGCTTGCTTTGCCACGCAGTTGCAAGCTCGCAGCCTGGATCTGCCCCTGGACGACGACCAATGTCAGGGGCTTATCGACTTCTGCCAGCGCAGCAACCTGAGCACCAAGCTTGAACGGGAATTGGGCCCGCAACCGCGTTCACTGCGGCGTATCGACTACCGCCAGCCAAGCTTCGAAAGCTGGCATCCATTGGGGCTGGTGGTGCATATCACCCCGGGCAATGCGCCGATGCTGGCGTTCTGCGCGATCCTCGAAAGTCTGTTGGCCGGCAACATCAACTGGCTGCGCCCCAGCTCCAGCGATCAGGGTTTGACCGCACAATTGCTCGCCGCCCTTTTGCGTTGCGACACCAGTGGCAGACTGGCCGAATTCGTAGCGGTTCTGCCGGTGGACACCTCCTATATCGCTCAACTCTGCGCCAAGGCCGATGGGGTATCCGCCTGGGGCGCAGAAGTGGCGCTTAAATCGATCCGCCAGCAAATCCCGTCCGGCTGTCGCTGGATCGATTGGGGACACAAAATCAGCTTCGCCTACCTGTCACCTGATGCGGCGTCGCCTTCGGCGCTCGATGCCCTGGCGGATGAAGTCTGTCGACTGGATCAACAAGCGTGTTCCAGTCCTCAATGGGTGCTGGTGGACAGCAACGATCCGGCCGTCTTGCAGAACCTCGGAGATCGACTGGCCGAAGCCTTCAACCGACGCGCCCCACACTGGCCGGCATTAACGCCGACAGATCAGGAAGCATCGGAAATCACCACCCGCACCTCCATGGCACGGCTCGATCAGTGCTTTGCCAATCAGACCGGCCAAGTGTGGACTGGCCTCGGATGGCGCGTCATCTGGGAGCACCATCAAAAGCTCGCGCCGTCACCGTTGTTTCGTACGATTGTGCTCAAACCGGTTCCTCAGTATCTGCTCGCCGAGACGCTGCAGCCCTGGCGCAACTTCCTGCAAAGCTGCGCGTTGATGTCCCCCTCGGCAAAAACGCCTGAGCTCGTTCGAACATTGGTCAATGCCGGCGTCAGTCGCATTGCACCTTGCGAATCGATCCATGACGGATACACCGGCGAGCCCCACGATGGCGTCTACGCGCTGTCGCGTCTGAGTCGCCGCCTCTCGGTGAGTTTGCCCCAGCATGTCTTAACAGGTCGTGCAACGCTCGACCCAGTTCCGCCCGCCCCCGACACATCCCGTGACCCGATCATGGACAAGGACACTTTTATGGCCCAGCCGATCGGGTCCGCAGCACAGCTGTACTTCCGCTCCGGCGGTAGCAGCGGGACCCCGGCGCTGGCTGGCTTCAGCTATCAAGACTTTCATCGACAAATGCGCGCCTCGGCCGACGGCATGTTCTGCGTCGGGCTCGATCCGTCACTGGACCGGGTGATGAACCTGTTCTACGGCGGCAACCTTTATGGTGGTTTTTTCAGTTGTTCCAACATTCTTGAACGGATGGGGGTTGTGCATTTGCCCATGGGGGCTCCCCAGGACGATGACTTCAGCGAAATCGCCCGACTGATCGTGGAGCAGCGTGTCACCGTGCTGATCGGCATGCCCAGCACGTTGCATCGGCTGTTTCTCAAAGAGCAGGCCCGACTTCGCGCTTATGCCGGTATCGGCAAAGTATTCCTTGGCGGCGAACATCCGGGAGAAGCCAGTCGGCGCCTGATGGAAAGCTGTGGGGTGTCGACGATTCGCTCCGCCATGTATGGCTCCGTCGATGCAGGCCCCCTGGGGCATGCCTGCCGGGCAACGGCGGACGGCGTATTCCACTTGATGAGCGAAATCCAGCATCTGGAAATCGTCCAGCTCGAACAGGATGCGCCGGTACAAGCCAATGAGATCGGCCGCCTGCTGTTTACGTCACGCGCCCGGCAGGGTCAGCACGTGCGCCGATATGACATCGGCGACACCGGCCGCTGGATACCCGGAACCTGCCCTTGCGGACTGGAGACGCCGCGATTCGAACTGCTGCAGCGACACGACAAACTGGTGCGCATTGGCACGGAGTTCATTTCGCCCGCGGCGCTGGAACTCAGTGTGGGATCCCCCATTCAAGTGGTCCTGGACCACACCGCCAACGGGGTCGAACGCATGTACGTTCTCGCGGATGCAGACGCCGAGTGGGTACACGAAAAACTGCTGACCCACGAAGCCTTGGCGAATGCGGTGCGCGCTGAACTTTTAATTGTGGAGGTGACAACATGCGTTGAACAAGCATTCACCCGAAACAAACACAGTGGCAAAACCCCCTTAGTTATCGATCAACGAAAATAA
- a CDS encoding phenylacetate--CoA ligase family protein → MKPTYSLEQLVPYIRQHSNFYRKHLEHLPENGFTLKDLPLTHVADYWSGSNDLSHWSVLTGDVDDALVLKTGGSTSQGKLAVYSYEEWQALVSTFGASLSAQLNNGDRVANLFFSGDLYASFLFVHDSLAYVERSICEFPFTGNVEPDVLADAIERHRINVLAGVPAQLLQFCAYLAQHRRVLYGVETLLYAGESLFAPQLAILGEMFPNARIASIGYASVDAGLIGASDRDCALGEHRVFDQQTLLEIVDEHTGEVIEECDRTGLLVLTNLTRRLMPLLRYPVGDRACWREPAATPRRKFALKGRSAHSQRVRVGVLSLFTEEIHEIVQRVAHSEQWQLLIEQTGPKDLLSVKWVPEPQLQAVEPVLRELREALLAHYPAIDDLSREGLLEFRVLPCATTDLKLHPRSGKQLRVLDLRVYDVPLQEFV, encoded by the coding sequence GTGAAGCCAACTTATTCGCTTGAACAACTTGTACCTTATATAAGACAACACTCCAACTTCTACCGTAAACATCTGGAACACTTGCCCGAGAACGGGTTTACTTTAAAAGATCTGCCATTAACCCATGTGGCCGACTATTGGTCCGGTAGCAACGACTTGAGTCATTGGTCAGTCCTGACCGGAGATGTCGATGATGCACTGGTATTAAAAACCGGAGGCTCGACCAGCCAAGGCAAACTTGCGGTTTACTCCTACGAGGAATGGCAAGCCTTGGTCAGCACGTTCGGCGCCAGCCTCTCAGCTCAACTGAACAATGGCGACCGGGTTGCCAACCTGTTTTTTTCAGGGGATCTCTACGCCAGCTTTCTGTTCGTCCACGACTCCCTGGCCTATGTCGAGCGATCCATCTGCGAATTTCCGTTTACCGGAAACGTCGAGCCGGACGTATTGGCGGATGCCATAGAGCGGCATCGGATCAACGTTCTGGCCGGCGTACCGGCACAACTGCTGCAATTCTGCGCCTACCTGGCGCAGCATCGGCGTGTGTTGTACGGGGTTGAGACGCTGTTATATGCCGGCGAAAGCCTGTTTGCTCCGCAGTTGGCAATCCTTGGGGAAATGTTCCCCAATGCCCGTATCGCCTCGATCGGCTACGCCAGCGTAGACGCCGGGCTGATAGGCGCCAGCGATCGCGACTGCGCATTGGGCGAGCATCGGGTGTTCGATCAACAAACCCTGCTGGAAATCGTCGACGAACACACCGGTGAAGTGATTGAAGAGTGCGATCGCACCGGGTTGTTGGTACTGACCAACCTGACACGCCGGCTTATGCCGCTGCTGCGCTACCCAGTGGGCGACCGTGCCTGTTGGCGTGAGCCGGCCGCAACCCCGAGGCGTAAATTCGCGCTCAAAGGGCGCAGTGCCCACAGTCAACGAGTACGAGTCGGTGTGTTGTCGCTGTTCACTGAAGAAATACACGAGATCGTCCAGCGTGTAGCGCACAGCGAACAATGGCAATTGCTGATCGAGCAGACCGGCCCCAAGGATCTGCTGAGCGTTAAGTGGGTGCCCGAACCTCAGTTACAAGCCGTCGAACCGGTGCTCCGCGAATTGCGTGAAGCGCTGCTCGCCCACTACCCCGCCATCGACGACCTGAGCCGCGAGGGTCTGCTGGAGTTTCGAGTACTGCCTTGCGCAACCACAGACCTGAAACTCCACCCTCGCTCGGGCAAACAACTGCGGGTGCTGGATTTGCGAGTGTATGACGTTCCCTTGCAGGAGTTCGTGTGA
- a CDS encoding alpha/beta fold hydrolase has product MSPILSRWLPGLLLTAALPVLVYAQNQAQAETPEYGLELQGFDYPYTVKHFAFQSQGKSLQMGYMDVAAQGKANGRSVVLMHGKNFCTATWDSSIKALSEAGYRVIAPDQIGFCTSSKPDHYQYSFQQLASNTQQLLKALGIQKATLLGHSTGGMLATRYALQYPDQVEQLALVNPIGLEDWKALGVPYRSVDQWYERELKVTAQGIHDYQRTTYYDGRWKPEFDRWVNMYAGLAKGPGKTAVAWNSALIYDMIFNQPVYYEFKDLKVPTLLLIGTSDTTAINKDIAPPEVKAKIGHYDVLGKQVAKLVPQSTLIEFPGLGHAPQMEEPAKFHQALLGWLNKTNPVR; this is encoded by the coding sequence ATGTCGCCCATCCTTTCCCGCTGGTTACCCGGCCTGCTGCTAACGGCGGCACTGCCGGTTCTCGTTTATGCCCAGAACCAGGCCCAGGCCGAAACACCAGAATACGGCCTGGAACTCCAGGGCTTTGACTACCCCTACACGGTCAAGCATTTCGCCTTTCAATCCCAGGGCAAATCCCTGCAAATGGGCTACATGGACGTTGCCGCCCAAGGCAAGGCCAACGGCCGCAGCGTGGTGTTGATGCATGGCAAGAATTTCTGCACAGCCACCTGGGACAGCTCGATCAAGGCACTGAGCGAGGCCGGTTACCGGGTCATCGCCCCGGACCAGATCGGCTTCTGCACCTCCAGTAAACCGGACCACTATCAGTACAGTTTCCAGCAACTGGCGAGCAACACTCAGCAACTGCTCAAAGCCCTCGGCATACAAAAGGCGACCCTGCTCGGCCACTCCACCGGCGGCATGCTCGCCACCCGCTATGCGCTGCAATACCCCGATCAGGTCGAACAACTGGCGCTGGTCAACCCCATCGGCCTGGAAGACTGGAAAGCCCTCGGCGTGCCATATCGCTCGGTCGATCAATGGTATGAGCGCGAGCTGAAAGTGACCGCGCAAGGTATTCATGACTACCAACGCACCACCTATTACGACGGCCGCTGGAAGCCCGAGTTTGACCGCTGGGTGAACATGTACGCAGGCCTGGCCAAAGGACCGGGCAAAACAGCGGTGGCGTGGAACTCGGCGCTGATTTACGACATGATCTTCAACCAGCCGGTGTACTACGAGTTCAAGGACCTGAAAGTGCCGACCCTGCTGTTGATCGGCACCTCCGACACCACAGCCATCAACAAAGACATCGCACCGCCCGAGGTCAAGGCGAAAATCGGTCATTACGATGTACTCGGCAAGCAAGTGGCGAAGCTGGTCCCCCAGTCGACACTGATTGAATTCCCGGGTCTGGGCCACGCGCCGCAGATGGAGGAGCCGGCGAAGTTTCATCAGGCGTTGCTCGGCTGGCTGAACAAAACCAATCCCGTTCGTTGA
- a CDS encoding GNAT family N-acetyltransferase, protein MTPLIIRAYRPSDANAVSRLFQEVYGDHYAQPDVYLPNMINQHNAEGHWQSMLAVDDTAVLGHAALRRDTPSNTAELALTVVHPAAQGQDIATRLGRELLRQAGSLGLKSASIMQVTHHPYTQRIAKKLGFHNTGLLPDYVPSPFGEPLPETMVMCCHMIEGHTRPLPDIQWPESCRALMQHLCSVFGTHQDTPRLATSLQIEQHQHRVDIIIQHLNNDLLEQLRQLPGHWVISARLELSRHFARDLCSFSALGFAFTGLMPTSGDNGWFALFHRGVQVRSLDLGCVYMQQLHDDLQQNASATRSQRCADAPIGARSAA, encoded by the coding sequence ATGACCCCGTTGATAATTCGCGCCTACCGCCCTTCCGATGCAAACGCAGTGAGTCGATTGTTTCAAGAAGTCTACGGCGATCATTACGCTCAGCCGGATGTTTACCTGCCGAACATGATCAATCAGCACAATGCCGAGGGTCACTGGCAATCAATGCTGGCTGTGGATGACACAGCCGTCCTCGGTCATGCCGCGTTGCGACGCGACACACCTTCGAATACCGCGGAACTGGCCCTCACCGTGGTACATCCCGCCGCGCAGGGGCAGGACATCGCCACTCGTCTGGGCCGCGAACTGCTGAGACAGGCAGGTTCTCTGGGGCTTAAAAGCGCCTCGATCATGCAAGTGACCCACCATCCCTACACGCAACGCATCGCAAAAAAACTCGGTTTCCACAACACTGGACTGCTTCCCGACTACGTCCCCTCGCCATTTGGCGAACCACTTCCGGAAACCATGGTGATGTGTTGCCACATGATCGAAGGACACACACGACCACTCCCCGATATCCAATGGCCCGAAAGCTGCCGGGCGCTTATGCAACACCTGTGCTCGGTATTCGGAACCCACCAGGACACTCCGCGCCTCGCCACGTCCTTGCAAATTGAACAACATCAGCATCGGGTCGACATTATCATTCAGCATTTGAACAATGATTTGCTTGAGCAACTCCGGCAACTGCCCGGGCACTGGGTGATCTCGGCACGGCTCGAACTGTCCCGGCACTTCGCCCGGGACTTGTGCAGTTTTTCGGCGCTGGGCTTCGCCTTTACCGGCTTGATGCCTACGTCAGGTGACAATGGCTGGTTCGCCCTGTTTCATCGGGGCGTGCAGGTTCGATCCCTCGATCTGGGCTGCGTATACATGCAACAGTTGCATGACGATTTGCAGCAGAACGCGAGCGCCACGAGAAGCCAGCGCTGCGCCGATGCACCCATTGGAGCCCGCTCAGCCGCGTGA
- a CDS encoding LuxE/PaaK family acyltransferase translates to MIHLPHADALCALTQPYCLESMPEGLFDQAMGEISLFHCHHTPGYERWLNANGLDARTLETLDDWSRLPPIFANYFKRHLLISPTGEGALEMTSSGTSGQKSRMRYDHRSMVAAQGMVSHIFRHYGWDTPDSPCNYLLLSYEPEAVITLGTAYTDQFLCSYAPVNRAAYGLRLTGKGHEFDLFGVIRALQEFAEEGLPVRILGFPAFLSHALQHMEDTGVADLQLPAQSLVLLGGGWKTQAAQETPLHQLYARINRQLGIDLSRCRDGYGAVEHAVPYIQCAHHHFHVPIYSKVFVRNPSDFTVQPYGQRGLLEFVSPYISSSPAHAVVMGDLATLHPGASCGCGLTTDWFELHGRAGTSASRSCAMAASELIGGA, encoded by the coding sequence ATGATCCATCTACCCCACGCCGATGCGCTTTGCGCGTTAACGCAACCCTATTGCCTGGAATCCATGCCAGAAGGTCTGTTCGATCAGGCAATGGGTGAAATCAGCCTGTTTCATTGTCATCACACGCCCGGATATGAGCGCTGGCTGAACGCCAATGGCCTTGATGCCCGCACTCTCGAGACGCTGGATGACTGGTCAAGGTTGCCGCCGATTTTCGCCAATTACTTCAAACGTCATCTGCTGATCAGTCCCACAGGCGAAGGCGCGCTGGAGATGACCTCATCCGGCACCAGCGGTCAGAAGAGTCGCATGCGCTACGACCATCGCAGCATGGTCGCCGCCCAAGGCATGGTGAGCCACATTTTCCGGCACTACGGCTGGGACACCCCGGACAGCCCCTGCAATTATTTGCTTCTGAGCTACGAACCCGAGGCGGTCATTACCCTGGGCACGGCCTATACCGATCAATTTCTGTGTAGCTATGCCCCCGTCAACCGAGCCGCTTACGGCTTGCGCCTGACCGGCAAAGGCCACGAGTTCGACCTCTTCGGTGTCATTCGCGCCCTGCAGGAGTTTGCCGAGGAAGGATTGCCCGTTCGCATTCTCGGTTTTCCGGCGTTCCTTTCCCATGCACTGCAGCACATGGAGGACACAGGCGTGGCCGACTTGCAGTTGCCTGCCCAGTCACTGGTGTTGCTGGGGGGCGGCTGGAAAACCCAGGCGGCACAGGAGACTCCCCTGCATCAGTTGTATGCCCGCATCAACCGGCAATTGGGTATCGACCTGTCCCGCTGCCGGGACGGCTACGGCGCCGTAGAGCATGCCGTGCCCTATATCCAGTGTGCCCACCATCATTTTCATGTACCGATTTACTCGAAGGTTTTCGTGCGCAACCCATCCGATTTCACTGTCCAGCCCTACGGCCAGCGCGGTTTGCTGGAATTCGTCTCCCCCTACATTTCCTCAAGCCCTGCTCATGCTGTGGTCATGGGAGATCTGGCAACGTTGCACCCCGGCGCCAGTTGCGGATGCGGCCTGACGACCGATTGGTTCGAGCTGCATGGACGTGCCGGCACCAGCGCCAGTCGTAGCTGTGCCATGGCCGCTTCAGAACTGATCGGGGGAGCTTGA
- a CDS encoding LysR family transcriptional regulator: protein MDRLNAMRVFTRIVELGGFAKAADSLQLPRASVTILIKQLEAHLGVQLLQRTTRQISLTLDGAAYYPRCVRLLADLEETEAVFSAARHNPKGLLRVDMPAGVGRLMVIPALPQFTARYPLIELEIGLNDRTVDLIREGVDCVLRGGSALDESLVARPLATLDQVTCASPEYLQRCGTPRCLEDLKGHRMVEYFSNSTGKRYGLEFVVDGQLRLIDLPKHVAVNSSDGYLAACEAGYGLVQAPYYHVARQLKEGRLIEVLRDVPPPGMPLTALYPPHRQLSRRVRVFVDWLVELCAQPGNDFYRKPSRG, encoded by the coding sequence ATGGATCGTTTAAACGCCATGCGTGTATTCACGCGAATCGTCGAACTGGGCGGCTTCGCCAAGGCGGCGGACAGCCTGCAATTACCGCGTGCCTCCGTGACCATTCTGATCAAGCAACTTGAGGCCCACCTGGGCGTGCAACTGCTGCAACGCACCACCCGGCAAATCAGCCTGACGCTCGATGGCGCAGCCTATTACCCGCGTTGCGTGCGGTTGCTGGCGGATCTGGAGGAAACCGAAGCCGTGTTTTCCGCTGCTCGCCACAACCCCAAAGGCCTGTTGCGAGTGGATATGCCGGCGGGAGTGGGGCGTTTGATGGTGATCCCGGCATTGCCGCAATTCACTGCACGCTATCCCTTGATCGAGCTGGAAATCGGTTTGAATGACCGGACTGTGGATCTGATCCGCGAAGGTGTCGATTGCGTGTTGCGGGGCGGCTCGGCCCTGGACGAATCACTGGTGGCGCGACCGCTGGCCACACTGGATCAGGTCACGTGTGCGAGTCCCGAATACTTGCAACGTTGCGGGACTCCGCGGTGTCTGGAGGATCTGAAGGGGCATCGGATGGTGGAGTACTTTTCCAATAGCACGGGCAAACGCTACGGACTGGAGTTTGTCGTCGATGGGCAGTTGCGGTTGATCGACCTGCCCAAGCACGTCGCGGTCAACAGCTCCGATGGCTATCTGGCGGCGTGTGAGGCGGGATATGGCTTGGTCCAGGCTCCGTATTATCACGTTGCCCGTCAATTGAAGGAGGGACGTTTGATCGAGGTCCTGAGGGATGTGCCGCCACCGGGTATGCCGCTGACGGCGCTCTATCCTCCTCACCGCCAGTTATCCCGGCGGGTTAGGGTATTTGTCGACTGGCTGGTGGAACTTTGCGCTCAGCCGGGTAATGACTTTTACAGGAAACCCTCACGCGGCTGA